A stretch of Caenorhabditis elegans chromosome IV DNA encodes these proteins:
- the Y59E9AR.8 gene encoding RNase NYN domain-containing protein (Partially confirmed by transcript evidence) has product MDYQQDEYDEPFRIHLNLDNLTEDEAKARFSLIYDQHAQTMKRRETNDYLRPICIDGTDVSNKLNHIIRKNMDLFPVDKSIFNMRAITMALWYFISRGHAAVVFLPTNLRDFAQKCSDPHELSLLAKLELIVFDESTALNPSSAVLLSKTVATWAQNNDGCIVGSRKKYGLLGQRYSELIDRVTNTLISPAFTPDNELEICDLVRLVLAADEVRRNDENSNCMGYQLLASDQVVIMSKLAKMIGKDSMIDLCNRARELNTSTNPNYRNIFNNQKQSTSMGRVYQSPYHFNDPFLPDYVAPPPPIALESVAKPTRIGHRHSIYRVGEDKSTELENGDNRRKAVYRGALIDALQPMFGLEKATALVNGNPDQNEINDLIELGINQ; this is encoded by the exons ATGGATTACCAACAAGACGAATATGACGAACCGTTTCGGATTCATCTTAATTTGGATAATTTGACTGAg gatgAGGCAAAAGCAAGATTCTCCTTGATTTACGATCAACATGCACAGACAATGAAGAGACGAGAAACAAATGATTACTTAAGACCAATTTGTATTGACGGAACGGATGTCTCCAATAA ATTAAACCACATCATTCGCAAGAATATGGACTTATTTCCGGTGGAtaagtcaattttcaatatgagGGCAATTACAATGGCATTGTGGTATTTTATTTCACGAGGACATGCG GCGGTCGTCTTCCTTCCTACAAATCTTCGAGATTTCGCACAAAAATGTTCGGATCCACATGAACTCAGTTTGCTGGCCAAGTTGGAGCTGATTGTTTTTGATGAATCAA CTGCTCTCAATCCGTCATCGGCTGTTCTTCTATCAAAAACTGTTGCAACATGGGCTCAAAATAATGATGGCTGCATTGTTGGAAGTCGGAAAAAGTATGGGCTTCTCGGGCAGAGATATTCTGAACTTATCGATAGAGTCACCAATACACTAATCAGTCCAGCGTTCACACCGGACaatgaattggaaatttgtgaTTTAGTTAGACTGGTTCTGGCGGCAGACGAAGTCAGAAGGAACGATGAAAACTCGAATTGTATGGGATACCAATTGTTAGCGTCAGATCAAGTGGTGATTATGAGCAAGTTGGCAAAAATGATTGGTAAAG ACTCGATGATCGATCTTTGTAATCGTGCTCGCGAGCTCAACACATCTACCAATCCCAACTACCgcaacattttcaacaatcaGAAGCAATCCACTTCAATGGGTCGTGTCTATCAAAGTCCTTATCACTTCAATGACCCATTTCTGCCTGATTACGTTGCACCTCCACCTCCGATTGCTTTAGAATCTGTTGCGAAACCTACGAGAATTGGTCATAGGCATTCAATTTATCGGGTTGGAGAAGATAAAAGTACGGAGCTGGAGAATGGAGATAATCGGAGAAAAGCAGTGTATCGAGGTGCTCTTATAGATGCT
- the Y59E9AR.1 gene encoding Major sperm protein (Confirmed by transcript evidence) has translation MAHSAQSVPPGDIQTQPGTKIVFNAPYDDKHTYHIKVINSSARRIGYGIKTTNMKRLGVDPPCGVLDPKEAVLLAVSCDAFAFGQEDTNNDRITVEWTNTPDGAAKQFRREWFQGDGMVRRKNLPIEYNP, from the coding sequence ATGGCCCATTCTGCCCAATCTGTCCCACCAGGAGACATCCAAACCCAGCCGGGTACCAAGATTGTGTTCAATGCCCCATACGACGACAAACACACCTACCACATCAAGGTGATCAACTCATCGGCTCGCCGTATTGGATACGGTATCAAGACCACCAATATGAAGAGACTTGGAGTTGATCCACCATGTGGAGTTCTCGACCCAAAGGAAGCAGTTCTTCTTGCCGTTTCCTGTGATGCTTTCGCCTTTGGACAAGAAGACACCAACAACGATCGTATCACTGTTGAGTGGACCAACACCCCAGATGGAGCTGCCAAGCAATTCCGCCGTGAATGGTTCCAAGGAGACGGTATGGTTCGTCGCAAGAACCTCCCAATCGAGTACAACCCATAG